One part of the Marinobacter sp. M3C genome encodes these proteins:
- a CDS encoding aminodeoxychorismate/anthranilate synthase component II: MLLMIDNYDSFTYNVVQYLAELGADVQVHRNDEITVEQIEALKPERLVISPGPCTPSDAGISMDVIRHFAGKIPILGICLGHQAIGQVFGGQVIRAGRVMHGKVSPVYHHSKGVFRGLNNPLQATRYHSLVIEQATLPECLEVTAWTRNSDGSVEEIMGVRHKTLAVEGVQFHPESIMSEQGHELLRNFLRTEHPRTEHKG; the protein is encoded by the coding sequence ATGCTTTTGATGATCGACAACTATGATTCTTTCACCTACAACGTGGTGCAGTACCTGGCCGAGCTGGGTGCCGACGTGCAGGTACATCGCAACGACGAAATCACCGTGGAGCAGATTGAAGCCCTGAAACCGGAACGGCTGGTGATTTCCCCCGGCCCCTGTACCCCAAGCGACGCCGGCATTTCTATGGACGTTATCCGCCATTTCGCCGGTAAAATTCCGATACTGGGCATTTGCCTGGGACACCAGGCTATCGGCCAGGTGTTCGGCGGCCAGGTGATTCGGGCTGGCCGAGTGATGCACGGCAAAGTGTCCCCGGTTTACCATCACAGCAAAGGCGTATTCCGCGGCCTGAACAACCCGCTGCAGGCTACCCGCTACCACAGTTTGGTGATTGAACAGGCCACCTTGCCGGAATGCCTGGAAGTGACCGCCTGGACCCGCAACAGCGACGGCAGCGTGGAAGAAATCATGGGTGTGCGCCACAAAACCCTGGCTGTGGAAGGCGTCCAGTTTCACCCTGAGTCGATCATGAGCGAACAGGGCCACGAACTGCTGCGTAATTTTTTACGAACTGAACACCCGCGAACAGAACATAAAGGCTGA
- the trpE gene encoding anthranilate synthase component I, whose product MTPEHFRKLAQAGYNRIPVYREVLADMDTPLSTYLKLASGPYSYLFESVQGGEKWGRYSIIGLPSQEVLKVFDHRIEIRRHGELIESSQVEDPLAFIASYQQRFHAPDLAELPRFNGGLVGYFGYDTVRYIEKRLVNSCPPDRIGTPDILLMVSNELVVFDNLRGKLHLIVHVSPADDGAFEQAQTRLDQLEQQLRQSTAQAPKTPDHLRGKTVDESEFVSGFSQEKFEAAVGIIKDYVLDGDVMQTVISQRMSIPFEAPPLNLYRSLRVLNPSPYMYFLDLDDFHIVGSSPEILARMEDREVTVRPIAGTRKRGATEAEDRALEAELLADPKEIAEHLMLIDLGRNDAGRVSETGTVRLTEKMAVERYSHVMHIVSNVTGQVKDGISCLDVLKATLPAGTLSGAPKTRAMEIIDELEPVKRGVYGGAVGYLSFNGNMDTAIAIRTAVIKDNTLHIQAGAGIVADSVPRLEWKETMNKGRAIFRAVAMTYNDFDH is encoded by the coding sequence ATGACCCCCGAACATTTCCGTAAGCTGGCACAAGCCGGCTACAACCGCATCCCCGTGTACCGTGAAGTACTGGCGGATATGGACACCCCGTTAAGCACCTACCTAAAACTGGCTAGTGGGCCCTATTCCTACCTGTTCGAATCCGTTCAAGGAGGAGAAAAATGGGGCCGTTACTCCATCATCGGCTTGCCCAGCCAGGAAGTATTGAAAGTTTTCGATCACCGTATTGAAATCCGCCGCCATGGCGAACTGATAGAAAGCAGCCAGGTAGAAGATCCACTGGCTTTTATCGCCAGCTATCAGCAACGTTTCCACGCTCCTGATCTGGCTGAACTGCCGCGTTTCAACGGTGGCTTGGTGGGCTACTTCGGCTACGACACCGTTCGCTACATTGAAAAACGCCTGGTCAACAGCTGCCCGCCAGACCGCATTGGCACCCCCGATATTCTGCTAATGGTGTCCAACGAACTGGTGGTGTTCGATAACCTTCGCGGCAAACTGCACCTGATTGTGCACGTAAGCCCGGCAGACGACGGCGCCTTTGAACAGGCCCAGACGCGCCTGGATCAACTGGAACAGCAGCTGCGCCAAAGCACCGCGCAAGCGCCGAAAACCCCGGATCACCTGCGCGGTAAAACCGTGGATGAAAGCGAATTTGTGTCCGGCTTCAGTCAGGAAAAATTCGAAGCAGCGGTGGGCATAATCAAGGACTACGTTCTGGATGGCGACGTAATGCAAACCGTCATCTCCCAACGCATGTCGATTCCATTTGAAGCACCGCCACTGAACCTGTATCGCTCACTCAGGGTATTGAACCCCTCTCCGTACATGTACTTTCTGGATCTGGACGATTTCCACATTGTGGGTTCATCACCGGAAATTCTAGCGCGAATGGAAGATCGCGAAGTGACCGTGCGGCCCATCGCTGGCACCCGCAAACGCGGCGCCACCGAAGCTGAAGACCGCGCCCTGGAAGCCGAACTGCTGGCTGACCCAAAAGAAATTGCCGAACACCTGATGCTGATTGATCTGGGCCGCAACGACGCGGGCCGGGTATCGGAAACCGGCACCGTGCGGCTAACTGAAAAAATGGCGGTTGAACGCTACTCCCACGTGATGCACATCGTCTCGAACGTCACCGGCCAAGTAAAAGACGGCATCAGCTGCCTGGATGTATTAAAAGCAACCCTGCCCGCCGGCACCTTAAGCGGCGCACCAAAAACCCGCGCCATGGAAATCATCGACGAGTTGGAGCCGGTCAAACGCGGCGTGTATGGCGGCGCCGTGGGCTATTTGTCGTTCAACGGCAACATGGACACCGCCATCGCCATCCGCACCGCGGTGATCAAAGACAACACCCTGCACATACAGGCCGGCGCCGGCATAGTCGCGGATTCAGTACCACGCCTGGAATGGAAAGAAACCATGAACAAAGGCCGCGCCATTTTCCGCGCCGTCGCCATGACCTACAACGACTTTGACCACTAA
- a CDS encoding phosphoglycolate phosphatase, protein MILKGLFNIRWPTAALFDLDGTLVDSALDLAAAVDQTLERLGRPPAGIDQVRQWVGHGAAILIRRALAGKADWQPPNAADEAVFEDAMALFFQHYENANGQHAKVYPGVIECLNRLQQMGCPMAIVTNKPEQFVAPLLKQLKLDGYFKLIVGGDTLANKKPDPEPLLYAMEKLNGGPATTVMVGDSAADVQAAKAAGVPCVAVTYGYNFGNPVQALGANAVVDSLSELL, encoded by the coding sequence ATGATTCTGAAAGGTCTTTTTAACATACGCTGGCCAACCGCTGCCCTGTTTGATCTGGATGGTACCCTGGTTGATAGCGCGCTGGACTTGGCCGCTGCCGTTGACCAAACCCTGGAACGGCTGGGCCGCCCCCCTGCCGGCATTGATCAGGTGCGCCAGTGGGTGGGCCACGGAGCCGCGATATTGATTCGGCGTGCTTTGGCGGGTAAAGCCGATTGGCAACCACCCAACGCTGCAGACGAAGCCGTATTTGAAGACGCTATGGCGCTGTTCTTCCAGCACTATGAAAACGCCAACGGCCAGCACGCAAAGGTGTATCCAGGCGTTATTGAGTGCCTGAACCGGCTGCAGCAAATGGGCTGCCCGATGGCAATCGTCACCAACAAGCCCGAGCAGTTTGTGGCGCCCTTGTTGAAACAGTTAAAACTTGACGGTTATTTCAAGCTCATCGTCGGGGGCGACACTCTGGCCAACAAAAAGCCCGACCCGGAACCCCTGCTGTACGCCATGGAAAAACTAAACGGCGGGCCCGCCACCACGGTAATGGTCGGTGACTCAGCGGCCGATGTGCAGGCCGCCAAAGCCGCGGGCGTTCCGTGCGTGGCCGTTACTTACGGTTACAACTTTGGCAACCCCGTGCAGGCACTGGGAGCCAATGCCGTGGTTGATTCCCTGAGCGAGCTTTTGTAA
- the rpe gene encoding ribulose-phosphate 3-epimerase, with the protein MNPYLIAPSILSADFARLGEEVDNVLAAGADVVHFDVMDNHYVPNLTIGPMVCEALRKHGVTAPIDVHLMVSPVDDLIRKFMDAGASYITFHPEASQHVDRSLQLIRDGGCKAGLVFNPATSLQYMDYVMDKLDMVLLMSVNPGFGGQKFIPGTLDKLREARKRIDASNYNIRLEIDGGVKTDNIREIAEAGADTFVAGSAIFNTDDYKATIDAMRAELEHASKTLGL; encoded by the coding sequence ATGAATCCGTACCTGATCGCACCCTCCATCCTTTCTGCCGATTTTGCCCGCCTGGGCGAAGAGGTCGATAACGTATTGGCCGCCGGTGCCGATGTGGTGCATTTTGATGTTATGGACAACCATTACGTGCCCAACCTGACCATCGGCCCTATGGTCTGCGAGGCACTGCGCAAACACGGCGTTACCGCGCCCATTGACGTACACCTGATGGTGTCTCCGGTAGACGACCTGATTCGCAAGTTCATGGATGCCGGCGCCAGTTATATAACCTTCCACCCGGAAGCGTCCCAACACGTTGACCGTTCTTTGCAACTGATCCGCGATGGCGGCTGCAAAGCCGGGCTGGTGTTTAATCCTGCCACGTCGCTCCAGTACATGGACTATGTGATGGACAAGCTCGATATGGTTCTGCTGATGTCGGTAAACCCTGGTTTCGGCGGCCAGAAGTTCATCCCCGGCACCCTGGATAAACTGCGCGAAGCGCGCAAGCGTATAGACGCCAGCAATTACAACATCCGACTGGAAATAGACGGTGGCGTAAAAACTGACAATATCCGCGAAATCGCTGAAGCGGGTGCCGATACCTTTGTTGCCGGTTCAGCCATTTTTAATACCGATGATTACAAGGCCACCATTGACGCCATGCGCGCCGAACTTGAACACGCCAGTAAAACTCTGGGCCTTTGA
- a CDS encoding DUF3530 family protein, which produces MVNNRLLLFIGLLVMLATPLVQAQDEPADAAQASGDAAVADEAVEPNTNPDNKAAQPAGARPQRASVVTGQGTMALLQQWPQSAVWLEVDSADDTPNSVLALIFTPLAKAATIGVVVLADEGQNAGEGFVTAFAGSLAERGLAALTLGLRAPTGGLKQVMERELPLPEASPAEPAADVGQGPQAVAAQVAGASSNANPDPMLIEVMAGTELPEAELQYRREVAAQLQAAVGYLKREGYQKVVIVGVGRGANFATALPELADSAGLVWLLPRFYPRDLNVLAERFIETPRLRVLDVQAARGDRSQSAMQRTTVMNQVKVAQYQRQRVTVQEPVQARQGDALASRLAAWIKADSKPAMD; this is translated from the coding sequence GTGGTGAATAATCGGTTGTTGTTGTTTATTGGGTTATTGGTCATGTTGGCCACGCCGTTGGTTCAAGCGCAAGACGAGCCTGCCGATGCGGCTCAGGCCAGTGGTGATGCCGCCGTTGCCGATGAGGCAGTGGAACCAAATACGAACCCTGATAATAAAGCGGCGCAGCCAGCTGGCGCCCGGCCACAACGAGCCAGTGTGGTAACCGGCCAGGGCACCATGGCACTGTTGCAGCAGTGGCCGCAGTCTGCGGTGTGGTTAGAGGTCGATAGCGCCGACGACACGCCGAATTCTGTGCTGGCGCTGATTTTCACGCCGCTGGCAAAAGCCGCAACTATTGGCGTCGTGGTGTTGGCAGACGAAGGCCAGAACGCTGGCGAAGGATTTGTAACCGCCTTTGCCGGAAGCTTGGCTGAGCGGGGGTTGGCAGCTCTTACGCTAGGCCTGCGTGCGCCGACGGGTGGATTGAAACAGGTGATGGAGCGCGAACTGCCGCTACCTGAAGCATCGCCCGCTGAGCCAGCCGCAGATGTAGGCCAGGGGCCACAGGCGGTGGCGGCCCAAGTTGCCGGGGCGTCCTCAAACGCAAACCCAGACCCTATGCTGATTGAAGTAATGGCGGGCACCGAATTGCCTGAAGCGGAGCTGCAGTATCGCCGGGAAGTGGCTGCGCAGTTACAGGCGGCCGTTGGCTATCTGAAGCGCGAAGGCTACCAGAAAGTGGTGATTGTGGGCGTTGGCCGGGGCGCCAATTTTGCCACTGCGTTGCCCGAACTGGCCGACAGTGCGGGTCTGGTTTGGCTGTTGCCCAGGTTTTATCCGCGTGACCTTAACGTGTTGGCAGAACGTTTTATCGAAACCCCCCGTTTACGTGTATTAGATGTGCAGGCTGCGCGGGGTGACCGGTCGCAGAGCGCGATGCAGCGCACGACCGTTATGAACCAGGTTAAGGTTGCGCAGTACCAGCGCCAACGAGTAACGGTACAAGAGCCTGTGCAAGCGCGGCAAGGTGACGCTTTGGCCAGCCGCCTGGCTGCTTGGATAAAGGCGGACAGCAAGCCGGCTATGGATTAG
- a CDS encoding molecular chaperone DjlA, with amino-acid sequence MVKRRPASRRLDNALRYLLPRLTHCQNQAEELLEQQRLPFFSQRYLFFFLGHIAKAEGTVGKADIHYAEALMVALSLNRRQRKRAVRWFTQGKTTGQLGPLKAWWLKMVTPLLARRAVMLAICLCHSAQLHGRPSQARRYRCEDAVVQSGLPVGVSDDIFDHYAAQVWPQAAILPPAPKSYQDACEILGITRHDSLQEAKRIWRRKVSSIHPDKLAQQQLTRDELAAAKERLLRYQQAWEFIKQRHKPL; translated from the coding sequence ATGGTAAAAAGACGCCCGGCATCACGGCGGCTCGATAACGCCCTGCGCTATCTCCTTCCGCGACTGACACACTGCCAGAATCAGGCTGAAGAACTGCTTGAACAACAGCGGCTGCCGTTTTTCAGTCAGCGCTATCTGTTCTTTTTCCTCGGCCATATTGCCAAGGCAGAAGGCACAGTTGGTAAGGCTGATATTCACTACGCCGAAGCGCTGATGGTCGCACTAAGCCTGAATCGGCGCCAGCGTAAACGCGCCGTTCGCTGGTTCACCCAAGGCAAAACCACCGGTCAACTTGGGCCGCTGAAGGCTTGGTGGCTAAAAATGGTGACGCCCCTATTGGCAAGGCGAGCTGTGATGTTGGCCATTTGCCTGTGCCACAGCGCACAACTGCATGGCCGACCATCACAGGCGCGACGTTACCGCTGTGAAGACGCCGTAGTGCAAAGTGGCTTGCCGGTAGGCGTAAGCGATGACATATTCGACCATTACGCCGCCCAGGTGTGGCCGCAAGCAGCGATCCTACCGCCGGCACCGAAAAGCTACCAGGACGCCTGCGAGATTCTGGGCATTACCCGCCACGATTCTTTACAGGAGGCCAAGCGTATTTGGCGCCGCAAAGTGTCTTCAATACATCCGGACAAACTCGCCCAACAACAACTGACCCGCGACGAACTGGCGGCCGCAAAAGAGCGCTTGCTTCGCTATCAGCAAGCCTGGGAATTCATCAAACAACGCCATAAGCCGTTGTAA
- the murU gene encoding N-acetylmuramate alpha-1-phosphate uridylyltransferase MurU, with the protein MKAMILAAGKGERMRPLTLHTPKPLLQAGGQPLIHYHLQRLALSGFNDIVINLAWLGEQIAKALGKGDAFGVKLSYSREGEPLETAGGIVRALTMLTDDGDDWFVVINGDIWCDFDLRELKPPCDADALLILTDNPPHNPQGDFALKPDGRISCDETLPRLTFTGVSLLNRRLFAGLTDQSGKLGPLLQQAAGANRVKGVYHDGQWLDVGTPERLSWLDRQLRTPNSRDSRW; encoded by the coding sequence ATGAAGGCTATGATTTTGGCCGCGGGCAAAGGCGAGCGCATGCGTCCGCTGACCCTGCACACACCAAAACCGCTGCTGCAAGCCGGCGGGCAACCGCTGATTCACTACCACCTGCAGCGCCTTGCACTCAGCGGCTTTAACGACATTGTTATCAACTTGGCCTGGCTTGGCGAGCAGATTGCGAAGGCGCTGGGCAAGGGCGACGCCTTTGGCGTGAAACTGAGTTATTCCCGCGAAGGCGAACCGCTGGAAACCGCCGGCGGCATTGTACGCGCGCTGACCATGCTGACCGACGACGGCGATGACTGGTTCGTGGTGATTAACGGCGACATCTGGTGCGATTTTGATTTACGCGAGTTGAAACCGCCCTGCGATGCCGATGCGTTGCTGATACTCACCGACAACCCCCCACACAACCCGCAAGGGGACTTTGCGCTAAAGCCCGATGGCCGTATCAGCTGTGATGAAACCCTGCCCAGGCTGACGTTTACCGGCGTCAGCCTGCTTAACCGCCGGCTGTTTGCAGGATTAACAGACCAGTCCGGCAAGCTCGGGCCATTGTTACAGCAAGCCGCCGGGGCAAATCGGGTAAAAGGCGTCTATCATGACGGTCAATGGCTGGATGTAGGCACACCGGAACGCCTTAGCTGGCTTGACCGGCAGCTGCGCACGCCCAATTCCCGAGATTCCCGATGGTAA
- a CDS encoding phosphotransferase, with protein MDHRLQLLTRWVSQFPGFANTAVAPVAGDASFRRYFRVWRSADWQEARGVERTPGAQAGQAFIVMDAPPEHEDCQPFVILAQHWRSHGVKVPAIVQQDLDRGLLLMEDFGDRLLLGQLNTVNADQLYGNALAELARIQQLPDNPDYPLAAYSNDLLDREMALFRDWLLQRQLGLELNNSDLAMLNSTFTLLRESASAQPKVPVHRDYHSRNLLVTDDDERPGVIDFQDAVMGPVTYDLVSLLKDCYVQWPHERVQNWLESYRQSSLNARLHSADAVTFRQWFELMGMQRHLKAAGIFARLALRDGKQDYLNDIPRTLGYLCSASARQPALRPFHDWLLSTVVPAVEATLGPVLGAHQP; from the coding sequence ATGGATCACCGCCTGCAACTGCTGACCCGCTGGGTCAGTCAATTCCCCGGCTTTGCAAACACCGCCGTGGCGCCTGTAGCCGGCGATGCCAGTTTCCGGCGTTATTTTCGGGTATGGCGCAGCGCTGATTGGCAAGAGGCGCGCGGGGTGGAAAGAACACCAGGAGCGCAAGCCGGTCAGGCGTTTATCGTGATGGACGCACCACCCGAGCACGAAGACTGTCAGCCTTTTGTTATCTTAGCTCAACATTGGCGCAGTCACGGCGTTAAAGTGCCCGCCATTGTGCAGCAAGATCTGGACCGGGGCCTTCTTCTTATGGAAGATTTTGGTGATCGCCTGCTGCTGGGGCAGCTCAACACGGTTAACGCCGACCAACTTTACGGCAACGCACTGGCGGAATTGGCGCGCATTCAGCAACTACCCGATAACCCTGACTATCCGCTGGCGGCTTATAGCAACGATTTACTGGATAGGGAAATGGCACTGTTCCGCGATTGGCTGCTACAGCGACAGCTAGGGTTAGAGCTGAACAACAGCGATCTTGCCATGCTAAACAGCACATTTACCCTGTTACGGGAAAGTGCCAGTGCTCAGCCAAAGGTGCCAGTGCACCGTGACTACCACTCCCGCAATCTGCTGGTAACGGACGACGACGAGCGCCCCGGCGTCATCGATTTTCAGGACGCGGTCATGGGGCCTGTCACCTATGATCTGGTGTCGCTGCTGAAAGACTGCTACGTACAGTGGCCTCACGAGCGTGTTCAGAACTGGCTGGAAAGCTATCGCCAGAGCAGCCTGAACGCCAGACTGCACAGCGCTGATGCGGTCACCTTCCGCCAATGGTTCGAACTGATGGGCATGCAACGTCACCTGAAAGCCGCGGGTATTTTTGCCCGCTTGGCACTGCGCGATGGCAAGCAGGATTACCTCAATGACATTCCCCGCACCCTTGGATACTTGTGCAGTGCGAGCGCCCGCCAACCGGCTTTACGCCCCTTCCATGACTGGCTGTTGAGCACTGTGGTACCGGCAGTGGAAGCCACCTTGGGCCCGGTGCTCGGCGCGCACCAGCCATGA
- a CDS encoding LPS-assembly protein LptD, with protein sequence MLLRNHPRKHSLGRLPRSLVCLLSGGLLGCGSLATAAQPAPSAAEIDWRLREQLPASAQARLPSFCEGGYLSGGSAVEGNDAMMSQRSGAGQPLQASGLTARYEIDNELYLQGDVRLRQGSFQVSGAEARYRQAEGRVAITGPLTSRGQGFLLTGDSANYNVESGRLDINTATFLLHGPEMRGQAESLSRVGDNEVLISQGLLTTCGPQQNDWALVAQEIRLDQAKGFGTAKHLRLEVLDVPVFYWPWVSFPIDDRRKSGFLYPGFGTSNAGGGGFVALPYYLNLAPNYDATITPQFIGGRGLFTEVEGRYLSNYGETVLQLGYIDNDTFFRDENPGENGQRWALGATTEAALGRGWTGYGDFAAVSDDDYLSDLNRSLDISQATHLQRRGGVRYQDASQYFDAYLNDYQTVAKRIADVNRPYAQLPEVLYSAVADTGTLELGVDSQYTYFQRDNDNLTGLDRANGQRLRLVPEVALPMRAFWGYSRPSVSVDYTRYQLEDYTLGSGNLDRTVPVAEWDNGLYFDRRSSLFTVPFNQTLEPRLYYAWADADADQNRIPDFDTDLKSFRFDQLFQRNRFTGGDRVGDTNQLTVALTSRFNDLLTGAERARFSVGQIQYFESRDVSLFGVGAEDRSRSPMAAEVVLNPLDTLEIRSSLLWDPDANQTEEGRSQLTFHSPDYRYLASVGHTYSKGNTAATQLEQADVGVVFPVSNRLSLIGRWVHDTDLDRTVGSLAGVEYNNCCWSLQVVHQNYYTDDQELDSRILFQIQLKGLGGTGGASTSVADAIYGFDERERRRFGAP encoded by the coding sequence GTGTTATTGCGTAATCACCCACGGAAGCATTCGCTTGGCCGCTTGCCGCGCTCGTTGGTCTGTCTGCTGAGCGGCGGACTCTTGGGTTGCGGCAGTTTGGCTACGGCAGCACAACCCGCGCCATCGGCGGCTGAAATCGACTGGCGACTGCGCGAGCAACTGCCTGCCAGCGCCCAAGCGCGCCTGCCGTCTTTTTGCGAGGGTGGTTATTTATCGGGCGGGAGCGCTGTTGAAGGCAACGATGCGATGATGTCGCAGCGAAGCGGTGCCGGGCAGCCACTGCAAGCCAGCGGCTTGACGGCGCGCTATGAAATCGACAATGAATTGTACTTGCAGGGCGACGTGCGGCTGCGTCAGGGAAGTTTTCAGGTGTCTGGCGCCGAGGCCCGATACCGCCAGGCAGAGGGCCGGGTGGCCATCACCGGTCCTTTGACGAGCCGCGGCCAAGGTTTTTTGCTGACCGGTGATTCCGCCAATTACAACGTCGAAAGCGGTCGCTTAGACATCAACACCGCAACTTTTTTGCTGCACGGGCCGGAGATGCGTGGCCAGGCAGAGAGCCTGTCCCGAGTCGGCGATAACGAAGTGCTTATCAGCCAAGGGCTGTTAACCACCTGCGGCCCGCAGCAGAACGACTGGGCCCTTGTAGCGCAAGAGATCCGTTTGGATCAGGCGAAAGGTTTTGGCACCGCTAAACATTTGCGACTGGAAGTATTAGACGTGCCGGTGTTTTATTGGCCCTGGGTTAGTTTTCCCATTGATGACCGTCGCAAGAGTGGTTTTTTGTACCCGGGATTTGGTACCTCCAACGCCGGCGGGGGTGGTTTTGTGGCGCTGCCTTATTACCTGAATCTGGCGCCCAACTACGATGCCACCATTACCCCCCAGTTCATTGGCGGCCGCGGTCTGTTTACCGAAGTGGAAGGCCGCTATTTGAGTAACTACGGCGAAACAGTACTTCAGCTGGGTTATATTGATAACGATACTTTTTTCCGCGACGAAAATCCGGGCGAAAATGGCCAGCGCTGGGCGCTGGGTGCCACCACCGAAGCGGCCTTGGGCCGAGGCTGGACGGGATACGGCGATTTTGCAGCGGTCAGCGATGACGATTACTTGAGTGACCTGAACCGCAGCCTTGATATCAGCCAGGCTACTCACCTTCAGCGCCGCGGCGGTGTTCGCTATCAGGATGCCAGTCAGTACTTCGATGCGTATCTGAACGATTACCAGACGGTGGCGAAACGCATCGCTGACGTGAACCGGCCTTACGCCCAGTTACCGGAAGTTTTGTATTCCGCCGTAGCCGATACTGGTACCCTTGAACTGGGCGTTGATAGCCAATATACGTATTTTCAGCGGGACAATGACAACCTGACAGGTCTGGATCGTGCGAACGGCCAACGCCTACGCCTGGTACCCGAGGTGGCTCTGCCCATGCGGGCATTCTGGGGCTATAGCCGGCCCTCTGTTAGCGTGGACTATACTCGCTACCAGCTAGAAGATTACACCCTGGGCAGCGGTAACCTTGACCGCACGGTGCCTGTGGCAGAGTGGGACAACGGCTTGTATTTTGATCGTCGAAGCAGCCTGTTCACCGTACCGTTTAACCAGACTCTGGAGCCGCGGTTGTATTACGCCTGGGCTGACGCTGACGCTGACCAGAATCGCATTCCTGATTTTGACACGGACTTGAAGTCCTTCCGTTTTGACCAGCTTTTTCAACGTAACCGCTTTACCGGTGGCGACCGGGTAGGCGATACCAATCAGTTAACGGTGGCATTGACCAGCCGTTTTAACGATCTGCTAACCGGTGCCGAACGTGCCCGTTTCAGTGTGGGTCAGATCCAGTATTTTGAAAGTCGTGACGTCAGTTTGTTTGGCGTGGGTGCGGAAGACCGTAGCCGGTCGCCGATGGCGGCGGAAGTAGTGCTGAACCCGCTGGATACTCTGGAAATTCGCAGTTCCCTGCTGTGGGATCCAGACGCTAACCAAACCGAGGAAGGCCGCAGTCAGTTAACCTTCCATTCTCCCGATTACCGCTATCTGGCCAGCGTGGGCCATACCTACAGCAAAGGCAATACCGCGGCGACCCAGCTGGAACAAGCCGATGTGGGCGTGGTGTTCCCGGTCAGCAACCGCCTGAGCCTGATCGGGCGCTGGGTGCACGACACTGATCTGGACCGTACCGTGGGGTCGCTGGCGGGAGTGGAATACAATAATTGTTGCTGGAGCCTGCAGGTGGTACACCAGAATTACTATACCGACGACCAAGAACTGGACAGCCGTATACTGTTCCAGATTCAGCTTAAAGGCCTGGGGGGCACCGGCGGCGCCTCTACCAGCGTTGCCGACGCCATTTATGGTTTTGATGAGCGCGAACGCCGTCGCTTTGGCGCGCCGTAA